The genomic window TTCCTGTGGAAACCCCCACGGGCCAGGGCCTGTGGACAGGTGACTCAGGCACCCCACGTGAGCAGCTCGTCATCAGCTTTCCCCCCATGGACTCACCGTCCCTCCCAGCCAGAGCCACGTCTGACACACCCTTCACCTGCCATCATCCTGACTGGGCCCAGGAGGGGCTGTGCCTGGCTGGAGGCTTTGCCTGCCATTGGGGGAAGTCCCCTTCCTCCCCCAGTCACCAAACCTTCAGGCTGTCACAAGGAAGGCCAAGCTCCCTTCTTGTGGGGACAAGGAGCACCACCCCATGAAAGATGTGCCAACAGCCCTCCAGCTTAGTGACCAGAGTGGGAGCACCAGCAGGGCTCAGCCCCTGCCCCCTGAGATGCCTGCCAGAGGGCAGCTCTTCCTCCGATGTGCGTTTAGGGCCTGGCCTCTCTCAgccagacagagggagagagaggggccggcccaggatGCAGTGCCCCGGGGTCAGCGCCACCCCCATTGGGTGTGCTGGGGCCGCCAGACCTGCCTGGGCCACCCTTGGCCAGTGGCCGCAGTCCCACATGCCCAGGCCAGGCACATGGACGTTCAGATTCACATTAGCCTGGGGAGGTGGCTCAGCACTCTCCCTTGGCTGTGCCTGAGGTTTTCACACGGAGTCTTTCCCTGCAAGGGGACGTGTGACATTGCATTTGAAGGGCGTCTCATTAAACCCCGTTGCCCAAAGGTCCCCTGAGCTCCTTTGGGGCCTCAGAGCTGAGCTGCGGCGCTTGGATACACACAGTTCCTGCTCTGGGGACTCGGTTTAGTGGGGCAGACCTGCAAGCAGATCATGCCAATACAACACGCTGGGCACAAAACGGaggtgtggggggtgggcacaaggaggGCAGCAGCTTCTGGAGGCTTGATGCTGGTGCTGAGTGCTGAGGATGTAAGAGGGCTGGGCGAAGTCGTCGGATAGAGAAAGCAGTGGGAGCCAAGGCTTGGTGGCCAGAAATTGCCTGAGGCGGGAGGAGACAGCAGGCAGCATAGACACCAGGGGCTGGAGGCATGGAGGGGCTCAGGAGGGTGCCGAGGctggaggggagagcagggacCGGGCCACAGGGAAGTTCATCCTGAGGGCCATCGGAGCCTGTCAGTGTGGACGGTTGTGGCCAGAGTTGTATTGTTACACCATGTGGAAGACGAATATCCAGGGAGGGCACAAAGCTGGGGAAGATGGATCCGTTTGGAGGTCATGACAAAGGTCCAGGGAAGGGCGGTCGTGAGGGCAGTGGTGGTAGGGAGGACACAGGGGGCCTTCAGATGGCAGAAGACCGGCAGGACAAGACCAGCAGAACCCTGAAGGTTTGAGGAAGGAGCCTGGGCCCAACGTTCAAGCTTGGGCTCCACCTTACTGGGGGGCCGGTGGTCCAGGAGGGGCAGGATCCAGAACAGAGCCAAGGACAGAACTGAAGCGCCAGGGGGAGGAGCGGAGCCTGAGGGGCTGGTGTGCAGTGCAGGGTCcccagatggaggaggaggggccagcACAGGCCGGAGAGGGCGCACAGTGCAGACGGTGCCCTTGCCCTCCTGGAGGGCCAGTGACCAGAAAGCACTCAGGGTGTGTCGAGGGAAGTGCCcggagcagaggggagggcaggggcagacCTGACCTGGAGAGCGCAGGCCTGGCAAGGATTCTCCAAGGGCAACCAGGAAAGGGCAGAGGACAGtggcccccccccgcccccggtgCTGTCCTGGGGGTGAGGGTCCAGGGATAGCGCAAGGAGGGCAGAGGACAAGCGAGGTCAGGGCCTTTGGTCAACCCCCTCTGACAGCAACTCCTGACAAAGCAACTCTGCTGGGCCGCAGTTTCCACAGCCACCGTGCAATTTACTGTCCAAACATGGATGCTTTGAGAGTGGAAGTAATAATTACTCCAGAACAAGAAGAGTGAACTAGATCTGCCCTGGGCACACTAGCTGTGGGGCAGGAGGCTGGCCCTTGTGCTCCGACCCTGGGCCTCAGGGAAACCCTTGCTGTGACCACTGTCTCCCCTGACCTGGCCCTGGGCATTGAGTTGGACTCACACCCTGGAGCACCCTGACTCTCCTCAGAGACAGGCCTGAGGGAAGGCAGCGTCTCGCCAATTCGAGGTCCACTTCCCCACACCCTCTGCTTCTCTGACACGGACGCTGCCACTGTCTCGAGGGGACCAACAGCCCCTAGAGGAATGTGGTCCTTCCTGGGACCCGGTGGGGGGCAACCTGGAGACCCCCTAGGAGCCTGCCAGCCTGAGAGGGGTGCACGGAGGCCAGCGTGGTGTCCACCCACTTCCCCTTGCACTGTCTGGGCGCACTCTCGGCAAAACCCTGGGATCCCCAGTCTCCTCCCTTCTTCTGGCCCCTCCATTTCCAATGGGCTGCCAGGAGGTGTCCCCACATTCCCCCTTCCTGGTCTTAGTCGGGCTCTCCCAGCACCTGCCTGGATCACGGCACCAGGCGCCCACCAGGCCTTGCAGCCTTCAGACCGGCTCCACCCTGCCAAGCTCAAGGCTCCCTAAACCCAGGCCTGAACACAACCCTGTCGGCTTGACGAgcagacaaaacaaaaagaacaaaaacaaacaaagacccTTCCGTGGgaggaaaaacatgaaaaaacaaagacatcGCCGCAGAACCCAACTTGCCTACAAGATAAAGTTTAATACTTCCTCCGCAAACTGACTCCAAGGCAGCTTTCAGCCCGGCTTCCTCCACGCAGCTGCTGCCCAAGCTCTGGGGCCTCCCTCCCAGGCTGGTGCCAGCCCCACGCACCTGCAGTGCCCTCTAACTGGTGGGTTCCTGCAGCTTCTTTACGGCCCTCCCAGACCCGACCACCTCTGCCCCATCCCCTGAGCCCCTGGAGCTGCCCTTGCCCCAGACCAGGTGGGAGGGGGATTCTGTGTCCTCCATCTCCCACAGCCCGAGGTGCAGGGCCCAGGGCCTGTTTCAGACTCCACACATGACAAATGGCAATTGAACTGGCTGAGCCCCCCCAACTCCCAGTTCTCCAGAAGGATGCCCTTGAGGGATGGACAGGATGATTTCTGAGGTCCCTGCTAACTCTGCAATTCCTCAATGCCACGGCCTAAGGTTGGGGCCCCCCTAAGGATGGGTACCCCCCCATCACCCTGCTTCTATCCCTCCaactaaggaagaaaaggaacaaaaaaattttaatgctcCTACACCAGAAGTCCTCAAAAATGGCTCAGGGATCCCTAGGGGTCCCCAAAATCCTCTGAGGGGGTCTGcaaggtcaaaattattttcataatactaCTAAGAGGTTATTTGCCTTTTCACACTCATTTCCTCATGAGTGGACAGTGGGTTTTTCCAGAGCTATAGGAGATGTGAATTTGCAAcaaattgaatgcagaagcagatacgAATCCAGCTGCTACTGTTAAGtcagacattaaaaatataaaacaggggggccggcccggtggcgcagtggttaagttcgcatgttccacttcggcggcccggggttcatccattcggatcccgggtgcagacatggcaccgcttgtcaagccatgctgtggcaggtgtctcacatataaagtagaagaagatgggcatggatgtgagctcagggccagtcttcctcagcaaaaagaggaggattggcagcagacgttagctcagggctaatcttcctcaaaaaaaaaaaaaaatatatatatatatataaaacaggggccggccccgtggccaagtggttaagttcctgcactccacttcgatggcccaggggGTTCACCAAtgcagatcctgggtacggacacggcactgctcatcaagccatgctgaggcggcatcccacatagcacaaccagaggcactcacagctagaatatacaactatgtactggggggttttggggagaagaagaagaaaaaaaaagactggcaacagatgttagcgcaggtgccaatctttaaaaatataaaacaatgccactcttttCACCAAATTTGTTAGTTTTGGGAAATagaatcatttttctttaaaaatataacatgccatgggtttaatatttttatttttaatttaataaatacgTTTAAacttctcaattttaatttttaatacctTGAATGTTGTCAGTTGCTGTATCCCACATAAACAGAAGCTCTTGGGGTTCTCAGTAATTTCTAATTtgtaaaggggtcctgagacccCTACGCCCTCCCCAcaccctctgcttctctctcatctCAGCAGCCAAATTTCTTGAGAGCTGTCTGCCTCCTCTCCCCCTGGCTCCTCAGCCCCGCCTTGTGGCTTCCCAGCCCCATTCCTGAAATTACTCTCACGGAGGCCACGAGGCTCCCCGGCATTTCATCCAATGGACACTCCTCTGTCCTGATTTTCCTCGCCTTCTCAGGAGCGTGACCCTGGTTCTCCTCTCTGGCTGCTTGTTCTCGAGTACTcaggcctgggccctgccctcttctctctctacccCCAGGGCTTCAAGCACCATCTCCACGTGCATGGCTCCCAAATCTCTCACTCCAGCCCATATTTCTCCCCTGAGTCCCAGACCCACATAGCCAGCTGCCCCGTGAACTTCCACGTGGAGGCCGCTGCCCCACATAGCCAGCTGCCCCACACAGGCACCACCAGCTCAAATACAGGGCCGATCTCCACGCCTGCCCTTCCTAACTCTGCAGGAGTCACCCTCCCAGTGACTGCACCAGGAAcccttgccctctgccctctcccttgCTCCCCTCATCAACCTGCCACACCAAACCCTGTCGCTCCCTCCCCTGCACTGCTCTCAAATCCATCCTCCTGTCCGTCCCCACTGCCACATCTCAACTCAGGCCACCCTCACCTTCCCCTGCCTCTCTTTGGCCTTCCTCCTCCGATCTGACCCAGCAGCCAGTTCCTTCGTAAGCAGTCTCTTCCCTGCTCAAAGAAAGCCACAGGAGGCCCCACTGACACAGGAGGACTGCCAGCtccacagcacagcacagcacagctcaCCATGCTGGCCAGGGGGGTGCCGTCCTGCCACCTGTCCAGCCTCATGTCCCCTCCCTGACACCACTCTGTCCCAGCTAGTCTGACCTTGCTTACCCCTCTGGCCCAGGGTGTTCCCTGCCTCTGCTCACCAGAGACCCCTTCTCAGGCTCGGGGCACGGCTTCACCATTCCCTCCCACAGGATGCCTTCCTTGTCTGCTGCCTCCGGGTCAGGAGCCCTTTCTCAGCTGCCTGCCTCTTCTCCCATCATGGCACATTTCACACTGGATGGTCACTATTTAGAGTTCCCAGGCTCCAAGTTCCCTGAGGAGGAGGGCTCCTCACTGCTGTGTCCCTAGAGCCTAGATCAGTGCCTGGTGTAAGcagctcagtaaatacttgctgaatgaatggccTGAAGAATGCGAGCCCATGTGCAGCTGACAggcagccctccccacccccattcaGAATAGAGCAGGGCTCTCTGAGCACCCAGACTGGCCGTCTGGCCCTGCCCCAGCACAGGAGGCCCGGGAGGTGGTGCCCAGGGCTCCCTGCCACCGGCTGCCTCCTCCTGCTGTGTTGCCCTGACTGAGCTCCCAGAAGAACCTGGCTAGATGCCACACTTGGCCAAGACAAGGCCGCCAACACATGGACATCCTCCCCAGGCACTACAGTTGCCCAAACGGGTCAGAGCTGACCCTGCTGGGGACACCCAATCCAGGACACCAGCCACAAGAGCAGCCGCAACACATGTCACACAGTGTCCTAGTGAACTGACGCTCGGAGGGCTGACTACTTTTCTGGAGGTCACTGGGCCAatgaggggaaggggctgggttGGAACTCTGGTCTGGGTTCCAAGCCTGCCAGCCTCTTCAGGGCAGATGGAAGGAGACACAGAGCACTAAGTCGGTGGCAAGGACACTGCTGACTGGGCTGCCCAGTAGAGCCACATGGGCTGATTTCTGCACGACTCAGGGGCATTCTTGGCATGCACTAAGACATGAATGGCGCCCATGGGAGAGTGCAACCTGGAAGTCCTGCCTGCTCAGCCGCCCCCTCcctgggagggaagaagggagacgAAGAGGGAGCCTTTCCCCTCTTATGAGCCTTCCAGGCTTCACCACCTCAGTCGGCCCAGCTCCTCCTCTGAAGAAAGAACCACATTCCAGCACAGCACGGATAATAAGAGATCAGTTTATGGATAACAGTTTGGGACAGACTGGGAAGGTGACAGTGCCTATAGTGATGAGCTTCCCAGGACTAGACCAACAGACAGACAAgcaaacagacagacagagacaaggaaacaaaGTCAAACGGGTaacaggcccaggcccagcctcaGCAGCCTGTGTTTGGGCTCCAGATCCAGCTCTGTCCTGGGGACCTGGATGAGCAGGGCTAGCAGGGGCCTCAGTTCTTGTAGGGCcccctctcctcactccctcctgTCCCTTACCAGCAGGCTGGGACGTTTTGAAGGTGGTATTTCCAGGGCTGGGGAATGGTGGGTCTGTAGGTAAGGGGCAGAGGGTCAAGGCTTGGGGAGGTGGAGGCCAGGGTGGTGTGGGGTTAGCAGCAGCACTGGGGGTAATCTGGCCAGGCACCAAGCACCTGCAGTGGGGCACCGCTCAGCAGGGCCCCTATGTCCAGGCCAGGCTCTCCACCTCGCCCACCACACCAACATGGTGTAATAAATAGTTTCAAGTGTAAGTCAGTGTCACGCAGGAGAGCTGGAGACTGGCGGGCAGGCAGAGGCCTACAGAGAGAAGCCCCTGACCGCCCCCGAGTCCTCTCAGCCGGCTCCAGCTGTACCAAGTCTGTCTGTGTGCACCAGAGTGGGGACCTGGCCCCCACATCCACGTAGGCACTCCCTGCAGGGGCTCAGCCCCTCAGACCAGTGCCAAAGCTTGCTCTGTGGGGCAGAAGCAGGGTAGCATGGTACCCACAGCATCCACGATGGCTGCCAGGTGCTCgtcctgtgcctggggcccaCAGAGCTGCATGAAGTCCGCCAGGCGCAGCAAGTACTCGAGGTTGTGGCCAGAGAAGCCACGGCAGGCCAGGATCTGTGTAGCAATGGCCTCCTCGGGCGCAGGGCCCAGGTAACCAGGGTTCTGAGGGGTGGCCACGTAGGCCAACGCCTTGAGGGGTTGATCAGGGGTATCTTGGGGGTAGAAGGTGACCTCCTTGGTATCATAGCCGCCAAGCACTGCCTCACGCACGTTGAGGTACTTCAGGGCCTCGctcacctgctcgcctcgcacCTGGTATGCCACACCCCAAGTGCAGCCCTACGAGAAAACAGGGACATCAGAGTCAGTGACAACAGCTCCTTGGTGGTCCCTCCCCAAGACTGTGCTCTCTAAGGGAGGTGGGCGAAGGGCTGATTGATGAGCAGTCTAGTAGCAATACATCAAGCCCTCATGCTTCCTTTCTTAATAAGGGTTGACGAGACGGTGTAGCACCACAGCAAACAGGATTCCCACTGAGTGTGGTGGGAGAACTGGCGGCATCACCTGTAAGCTTGTTAGGAATGTGAGTTTCAGGCCCAACTCTAGTCGTATTAAATCAAAATCTGTATTTGAACAGATCCTCAGGTGACTTTTGTGAGAAGCACTGAGTTGACCACCCTTCCTCTTGGCCAGAGGGCATCAAATCTACCCTGCAGCCAAGGAACTATGAGCTCTACCTGTCCGCACCCCTCCATGCTGGGCCCCAGGGTCCCTCTCTTGACTCCAGCACGTACCTCATGATCTTCAAGGAGGGTCACCACACGGCCAGGCTAGGAAAGgaataaagattttgaaaaagatGAGTTAGAAATCAGCTCTGCCATCAGTGCCAGGGGAAACCctgccagcccaggcctcagagAGCTCCACTCATCCACAGGCAAGTGCAGGCAGTGATGCATGGATGCAGGAGAAACAGACACACGGCAGTGGCCCAGACTGGTAAACAGAAAGATTCATCAACACGGTAAGCCACAGGATCACAGACTCCAGCCGTCACACAGTGATCCACTGGGCAGGTAAATTTAAGCCACAAACTCGGGCACAGGTTCACACATTTCTCCCATCAGCACGGAGTCACTGTCTGCCCAGAGAGCCCCAGACATTCCAGGGCACCAGCGCCCACgatcctgcccccacccctccattCCCCCCGGGGATAATCGGATGCTCACCATCTTGTCGCTGCCCCGATGGAAAGTGTCTCCCTGCCAGAAGCGGCGGCTGTAGCCACGCACGAAGCCCACACGGCTGTCGCTGTAGGCGAAGTCGGGCCTCCAAACCAGGGAGCCATATCCGAAAATCCACAGGGCTTGGGGGTCGCCGTGGTCCCGGGGGTGCTGCGCGGGCGGTGAGGGCGGCGGCGAGGCGGGCGGGGTGTTCTGGGCTGCGGACTCCTGCTTCATGGTGCCGGGCACAGGGACGGGCCCGGCGGCCTCCGGGGCTGGTCTCCGGCGCGGGCACGGAAGGACCGACGGACGCGCACACCTGGCCTGGCACCGCTCGGTCGCTCCAGCTGCGCAGCCCTGTCCGAGGCGCCCTTTAAACCCTCCGGCTGGGCGGCCCGGCCCACCGCGGCCAGCTGCCGCGGTGATTGGGGCGGGGCAAAACCCTTTTGGCCAATCACCTCCGGGCTTTGCTGTCCGGCTAACCGCGCCGCCCTCTGAATGGGTAACTGAGCGGCCGGCCCCGGGCCAGCGCGCCCGCTGATTGGTTCGGCTCCACCTCTGTAGCAAACCTGGCAGCCGTGATGCAATGGCGGGGGAGGTTTCCCCAGCTCCGGCATGCAGCAAGGGAGCCTAGGATTGCATCAGGCGGAGGGCGGTGGGCGCTAGTCGTGTCCCCGGCAGCCCCTCCATGGCCTGGGCCCTTCAGGAGCCACGGCGGGCGGGTCCCAGGCAGGTGTCTCTCCAGCAGTCCTGCTGCTGGTGCACCTGGCCGAGTCACTGCCATCCCAGGCAGCACGGGCTCGTTACCAGGGACAGTGCAGGGCACGTCCAGAAGGAGCGCTCTAGGCGGCGTGGATGCCTGTCTCTGGGGCTCTGCCTGACAGCACGCACTCTGGAGAAGCCGTCGGAGGCACCCTCCGCATTCCGCACTGGTGCCTCACGCCAATGGCCCGCATgagcaaatggagaaactgagtcacGGGGCTGGCCAGGGGTTCTGCCGAGGTTGCGAGGTTGAGTCAGGGCGGGCGCTCGGAGCTTGCGGGCCTCACGTGAGGGTTACGCCTCGGACCAGGTGCAGGACCCCCTGAGCTCAGGCAGGCTCGGAGAGGAGCCGGTCCAAGCGCTGGGAACGGCCGCGTCACTTTGGCGGTGGTGGCCGGACCGGCGGAGAGAGTCCATAAAgacaggaaagccaagccaatcCTGCCCCGAGGCGATGGGTTTAGTTCTGCCCAGACAGGAGACGTTTGCAAGAATGGTTGCGTTACTCCTATGGCACCGAGGTTCCAGGAGCAGCGGGCAAGGAGGGCCGAATTGAGGCCCCCAGAGGGCTGGGAGCAGCTACTGGCCTTCTCCCTTGGCAACTGGCCCTCCGACCAAAAGCAATGGAGGGTCTGCAGGCTGTCTGGGCTTGACCCCTTAACCTGCGGCGAGGGGCCGCCTCCTGGAGATGTCTCTGGCTGGAAAGGGGAACTGGAGACCGCAGAAGGTCCGCCCCTGGCGGAGCAGGGGGCACTGCTGAGGAGGTCCGGGATGAGCTCTCCGGCAGGGGAAATGGGCAACATTGTTTCTCAGTGGATTTTAATTagatatttaaactaaaaaactgCCTGCACGCTCAAAAAGTCATTCCAAAGGCAACGAAGATATATCCTCCAGTAGGAATGTTGCATTATGGTGTGTATAGTATGAAGctagttctttaaaaacaaaacaagttatacattaatatttgtaaaagaaatcaTCTGGAAGAATATACCTAAACTGTTAGCAGATCCTGTCACCAAAAGAGGACTTTGAAtattaaatgtaaacatttatggAAAAGTTTGGGTTTTTTACAAGGTGCATGAATTACTTTTCCATGTGGAAAAAATTACAGGCAAAATGGTTCTTTCTggtcattcctttctctttttctccattcccCATGTTCACTCTCCCATCTTGTCTACTCTCTCTCCTGTCCCCTTTAGTCCCCAGGAACACCTCCTTTGCTGCTAGTTTCTTAGGGAGAATATCCTCCCCTCCATCTACCATCAGTGGGtggtggagtgggaggagggaaacTGGTACCAACACATTGCTGGAAGTATCTGAATCGACACAAACAACCCTTTGAAAAAGCAGCTTGGTGATACAAATGAAGAATCATAAAACGTCCCTGCCCTTTGACCCAATACTTCCACTCCaggaaattattcaaaatatggGAAAAGCCATATGCCTGAAGATTTTTCAATGCTTTGTTATTTAtcatagcaaaaacaaaagaagaaaaactacttAAATATCCAAAAATAGCTAAATGTTTAAGTAAATTATGGTCAATCCACATGGtggagaaagacacacacacacaccacacaaagaaaacaacttaaatatccagCAATAAATGATTAGTTACATAAATTTGATATAGACATAAAATTAAATCTGTGCAGTCTTTAGAAACAATTATGTATGCTTATTCTTATTGACATGGAAACCTATCTATGAtgtataattaaatgaaaaagcaggttataaaataatataactttttaaacttaaagtctgtatgtgtttatttgcatagaaaaaaaaatctggaagaacATATAGAAATGCTCAGTGATTACCACTGAGTAGTGGACTACATgagattttcactttcttttttatacCAATTCAGAttatctgggattttttttttaaagacaacatAAACCACTTCTGtttagaaaaaaagttaaaaataaaaatccattatGAAAAGAATGTAGTAAAAATACCTATGATTGCATAGTTAggcaaaaatgcaaaatatgaacTACCACGTGAACTATGATTAAcacttttaaaacaacaaaaacaagatgCATGAGGAAAGAGGGGGGAGCACCATATGCTAATGATGGATGTGTTGGGGTATTGGGATTACGGGtgattcttttctctatttcccaaAGCTCATGAAATGTAATTTCTAATCATAAAAAGTTAGTTTTAAAGAGTAATGAATGGTTTTCTGGTGACTAAGGGGAAGATAACATATCAGAATCAGCTGGGGAGCATCTTCAAGATGCCGGTTCTCAGACGTCCGCTGAACCACAGCCCCAGGTTTCAATTACTCCTTTGGTGAGGTCATCAGCGACCAGCTCTTGCTCCAGGCAGAGTTAGGcacttcctcctctgtgctcccacgaCCCTTTATCTCACTTCTGTTTATTTATCTGATCTCTCCTGCTTACAACAGAAACAATCATTGATCCACTGCTTACCATGAGCTAGGCTGTTTGCTAAATGCTTTCGCATCTATTCTAATCATAACCTTATCCATTACTTTGTGAAGTAAatatcatttcacagatgagcaaactgggGCCCAGGAAAGTTAGAGAACCCACTTACGGTGATGGAGCAGCAAGCGTGGAGCCTGGGTCCAGAAGCAGGTAGTCCAGCCCCAAGCTGCCTTGCTGATAAGCATTTGACGTCCTACCCCCAACGAACCTGAGACCTCCCTGAGAGCAGACTTCATCTTGGAAGGCCCAGGGGAACCAACATGGTGCTGGCTCATGGAAGGTTCTCCACAAAAGAGGGTGGAAGAAGTGAAGGTCTTACTTGGAAAAGGCCAGGGGTCCAGAGGACACCAGGTTCAACCCTGACCCTCCGAAAATAGGAATCCCCACAAAAGTTGGCCCATGGGTCTTGGCCACCTTCCCGGGAACATGTCTTGCCTGTTCCCGCCCCTTGCTTATCCTTGCCAACAAGACTTGTCCCTTTCCCTCCCATGGAACACTCCCAGGCAGTAAACCATCCCACTCAGCCAGTTCCTCTCTAACATCTGCAGCAACTATCCCATCTTTCCTCCTAAAATCTCCTCAGGAAAGGGCTGCAGGTGTCACGCCCACAGAGGTACCAGCCCATGAGAGGGCATGAGAGAGAATCACCTCCACTTGATTTGCACACGATGCACACATGGTGGTTTCCTTTTTTGGATctttcccaaattaatttttcCTCATTGTTCCCCTTCAGGCGGTCACTTCTCATTTCCTTATGGTCTGTTCCTTCTCACTTCTCATTCCAGTCACTGCAATCAACTCCTGGTG from Equus asinus isolate D_3611 breed Donkey chromosome 2, EquAss-T2T_v2, whole genome shotgun sequence includes these protein-coding regions:
- the CHAC1 gene encoding glutathione-specific gamma-glutamylcyclotransferase 1, which codes for MKQESAAQNTPPASPPPSPPAQHPRDHGDPQALWIFGYGSLVWRPDFAYSDSRVGFVRGYSRRFWQGDTFHRGSDKMPGRVVTLLEDHEGCTWGVAYQVRGEQVSEALKYLNVREAVLGGYDTKEVTFYPQDTPDQPLKALAYVATPQNPGYLGPAPEEAIATQILACRGFSGHNLEYLLRLADFMQLCGPQAQDEHLAAIVDAVGTMLPCFCPTEQALALV